In Variovorax paradoxus, a single genomic region encodes these proteins:
- a CDS encoding IS1634 family transposase, with protein sequence MFIKLTRSGGHTYAQLVESFRDEHGKPRQRTLATIGRVDETDGQVDSLLGGLLRAKGRSLSETSVPQVRFESALALGDVWALDQLWHELGFDGLAAVFRRARFTNPIEHALRVMVFNRLCDPDSKLGVLRWLQTVSMPGIDAEALTHQQLLRSMDALMDHQDAVDECVAGLLRPLIDEDLSVVFYDLTTIRAQGLSQQEGDVRRYGMSKEGMVVRQFMLGVVQTADGMPIYHEVFAGNTAEAPTLEPTLKKVMARYPHIRRLVVVADRGLLSLDNIEALSELRLSGGASGSTDQALEFILAVPGRRYGEFADILEPINARARARASEQETTEETIDEAQWQGLRLVAAHNPQQAAEQTASRQARIDQLRQRADQLVGKLDSQDAGKAHRGRKLSDAGVTARFFHEVSEAHLKRIIKVDLHADLFTYDIDQAALARAQAMDGKLLLVTNVADLTPKEVVQRYKALADIERGFRVLKSEIEIAPVFHRLPERIKAHASICMLALILYRVMRQRLKMSGSDLSPEAALADLRRIQRHRVSINNAAPIAGVSSIVQRQTDVLAALKIKKPQQDTQLSLL encoded by the coding sequence ATGTTCATCAAGCTCACCCGCTCAGGCGGCCACACCTACGCCCAGTTGGTGGAGTCCTTCCGAGACGAACACGGCAAACCCCGCCAGCGCACGCTGGCCACCATCGGGCGGGTGGACGAAACAGATGGACAAGTCGACTCACTGCTGGGCGGTCTGCTTCGCGCCAAGGGTCGCTCACTGAGTGAGACATCCGTTCCCCAGGTGCGTTTTGAATCCGCACTGGCCCTGGGCGATGTCTGGGCGCTGGATCAACTCTGGCACGAGTTGGGTTTCGATGGCTTGGCTGCTGTCTTTCGCCGCGCACGCTTTACCAACCCCATCGAGCATGCCCTGCGGGTGATGGTCTTTAACCGGCTGTGCGACCCCGACTCCAAGCTCGGGGTGCTGCGCTGGCTGCAAACCGTCAGCATGCCGGGTATCGATGCAGAGGCACTCACCCACCAGCAACTGCTGCGCAGCATGGATGCGCTCATGGACCACCAGGACGCGGTGGATGAATGCGTGGCGGGCCTTTTGCGCCCGCTGATTGATGAGGATCTGTCGGTGGTGTTCTACGACCTGACCACCATCCGCGCCCAAGGACTGAGCCAGCAAGAGGGTGACGTGCGCCGCTATGGGATGTCCAAGGAAGGCATGGTGGTGCGCCAATTCATGCTCGGCGTGGTGCAAACAGCCGACGGCATGCCTATCTATCACGAGGTGTTTGCGGGCAACACAGCCGAGGCACCGACGTTGGAGCCGACCTTGAAGAAGGTGATGGCGCGTTACCCGCACATCCGCCGCCTGGTGGTGGTGGCTGACCGTGGGCTGCTTTCGCTGGACAACATAGAGGCCTTGTCCGAGTTGCGCTTGTCGGGTGGGGCCAGCGGATCAACCGATCAAGCGCTGGAGTTCATCCTGGCAGTGCCGGGGCGGCGCTATGGCGAGTTCGCAGACATACTGGAGCCGATCAACGCCCGAGCCCGAGCCCGCGCATCAGAGCAAGAAACGACAGAAGAGACTATCGATGAGGCGCAATGGCAGGGTCTTCGTCTGGTGGCGGCCCATAACCCGCAGCAGGCGGCCGAGCAGACTGCCAGTCGTCAGGCGCGCATTGACCAATTGCGCCAGCGCGCCGACCAGCTGGTGGGCAAGCTCGATTCGCAAGATGCAGGCAAGGCACACCGGGGTAGAAAGCTGTCTGATGCGGGTGTGACGGCACGCTTCTTCCATGAGGTGAGCGAGGCGCACCTCAAGCGCATCATCAAGGTCGATTTGCATGCCGATCTGTTCACGTATGACATCGACCAGGCAGCTCTGGCCCGCGCCCAGGCGATGGATGGCAAGCTGCTGCTGGTGACCAACGTGGCGGACTTGACACCCAAAGAGGTGGTGCAGCGCTACAAGGCACTGGCAGACATCGAACGGGGATTTCGGGTGCTGAAGTCGGAGATCGAGATTGCGCCGGTGTTCCACCGCCTGCCCGAGCGCATCAAGGCGCATGCGAGCATTTGCATGCTGGCCCTGATCCTGTACCGCGTGATGCGCCAGCGCCTGAAGATGAGTGGCAGCGATTTGTCACCGGAGGCTGCCCTGGCGGACTTGCGGCGAATTCAGCGCCACCGTGTGAGCATCAACAATGCCGCGCCCATTGCGGGCGTCTCTTCCATCGTCCAACGCCAGACCGATGTGCTGGCCGCACTGAAGATCAAAAAACCCCAGCAAGACACCCAATTGAGCCTGCTGTAG
- a CDS encoding HD domain-containing protein, with translation MTTTHSPTPEAARAYAVEMHGDQKYGVHPYVHHLDAVATLLRPYGEQARVVGFLHDVVEDTEATVADVRSRFGDLVARCVALLTDAPGANRKERKAKTYAALAQVTGDEELALVVKAADRLANVRACVADGHRTLWDTYHGEHPTFRAAAFRKGQCDPLWVELDALLSPASAPAG, from the coding sequence ATGACCACCACCCACTCGCCGACACCCGAAGCCGCCCGCGCCTATGCCGTCGAGATGCACGGCGACCAGAAATACGGCGTGCATCCGTACGTGCACCACCTCGACGCCGTCGCCACCCTGCTGCGGCCGTACGGAGAGCAGGCACGGGTCGTCGGCTTCCTGCACGACGTGGTGGAAGACACCGAGGCCACGGTGGCCGACGTGCGTTCGCGCTTCGGCGACCTCGTCGCCCGCTGCGTGGCGCTACTGACCGATGCGCCCGGCGCCAACCGCAAGGAGCGCAAGGCCAAGACCTACGCGGCGCTGGCGCAGGTAACGGGCGATGAAGAACTGGCCCTGGTGGTGAAGGCCGCCGACCGGCTGGCCAACGTGCGCGCCTGCGTGGCTGACGGCCATCGCACGCTGTGGGACACCTATCACGGCGAGCACCCGACCTTCAGGGCGGCTGCGTTCAGGAAGGGGCAATGCGATCCGTTGTGGGTGGAACTGGACGCCCTGCTCTCGCCGGCCTCCGCTCCGGCCGGGTGA
- a CDS encoding M15 family metallopeptidase, with protein MNYELHYRDEGADVRRLQEFLVSLQGAELSPDGLFGPNTRTALLKFQSNLGLGPTGFVDADTFDALAHKGLVLLGPIIAGAEQGTRWPPRAELPPQPSAALTTRLFGEFEFRHAPTARSPEDIEILGDWVKENIVQLHVPQLDKGLFAASSHYVRREVGTIRCHRKAAAAFLALFSRWEDAGLMDRVLTCAGAFNARLRRGLSDPIPANLSNHAWGTAIDLNATENPRGHVPPGVGARGSVRELVQIANGLGFFWGGHFSGTPDGMHFELAQLP; from the coding sequence ATGAACTACGAACTTCATTACCGCGACGAAGGTGCCGATGTTCGGCGTCTTCAGGAGTTTCTCGTGTCGCTGCAAGGCGCGGAGCTTTCTCCGGACGGGCTCTTCGGTCCCAATACCCGTACAGCGCTTCTCAAGTTCCAGTCGAACCTGGGTCTTGGCCCTACCGGTTTTGTTGATGCCGATACGTTCGACGCCTTGGCGCACAAGGGGCTGGTGCTGCTGGGGCCGATCATCGCGGGCGCGGAGCAGGGGACGCGGTGGCCTCCACGCGCGGAACTTCCGCCACAACCGAGCGCGGCGCTGACGACCCGTCTCTTCGGTGAGTTCGAGTTTCGGCACGCGCCCACGGCAAGGAGCCCGGAAGACATCGAGATCCTTGGAGATTGGGTGAAGGAGAACATCGTCCAGCTCCATGTTCCACAGCTGGACAAAGGGCTCTTCGCGGCAAGCAGTCACTACGTCCGGCGCGAGGTCGGCACCATCCGTTGCCACCGCAAGGCCGCGGCTGCCTTCCTGGCCCTGTTCTCCCGATGGGAAGACGCAGGCTTGATGGACAGGGTATTGACGTGCGCAGGCGCGTTCAACGCGCGGCTGCGCCGGGGACTGTCCGACCCGATCCCGGCGAATCTGTCAAATCATGCGTGGGGTACCGCGATCGACCTGAATGCCACGGAGAACCCGCGCGGACATGTCCCGCCTGGTGTGGGTGCGCGCGGATCGGTTCGCGAACTCGTGCAGATTGCCAACGGGTTGGGCTTCTTCTGGGGCGGCCATTTCAGTGGCACTCCGGATGGCATGCACTTCGAACTGGCGCAACTGCCCTGA
- a CDS encoding glycoside hydrolase domain-containing protein: protein MIIDTNRRTNRALGCLRENGVNTIIRYYARTTGQPEKRLTRAEAEAIIAAGASIAVVHQAGGASVDSFSAAQGRQDAAYAFRYAIETIGQPAGSSIYFAVDFDCDARQFKDRIVPHFRGIQEVNESGTFTKKFSIGAYGNGLVLDGLLTEHLCQRTWLSQSTGHHESKAFKATNKWTLFQQLPSMLCGIGVDIDDVQGNAHDIGQFDDLDTVRPALAVGGIATSVGNRFRVNATSGLRLRGGPGTDFDVQRLLAVGTIVEVLSRVGEWAIVDINGNGVADGAVHAAFLESVD, encoded by the coding sequence ATGATCATCGACACGAATCGAAGGACCAACAGGGCACTTGGTTGTCTCCGAGAAAACGGCGTCAACACAATCATTCGCTACTACGCTCGAACAACCGGGCAGCCCGAGAAACGCCTGACCCGGGCAGAGGCCGAAGCCATCATCGCTGCCGGTGCATCCATTGCCGTCGTCCATCAGGCGGGCGGCGCCAGCGTCGATTCGTTCTCGGCGGCACAGGGAAGACAGGATGCGGCCTATGCCTTCAGATATGCCATCGAGACGATCGGCCAGCCCGCAGGTTCGAGCATCTACTTCGCGGTCGACTTCGATTGCGACGCGCGGCAATTCAAGGACCGTATCGTGCCCCACTTCAGAGGCATTCAGGAAGTGAACGAGAGTGGCACGTTCACCAAGAAATTCAGCATCGGTGCCTATGGCAACGGCCTTGTGCTCGACGGATTGCTGACGGAGCATCTTTGCCAACGCACGTGGCTGTCGCAATCCACGGGCCACCATGAAAGCAAGGCTTTCAAGGCCACCAACAAGTGGACGCTATTCCAGCAACTGCCCAGCATGTTGTGCGGGATCGGCGTGGATATCGACGACGTTCAGGGGAACGCACATGACATCGGCCAATTCGACGACCTGGACACCGTTCGGCCTGCGCTGGCCGTCGGTGGCATTGCGACCAGCGTTGGCAATCGCTTCCGAGTGAATGCGACTTCCGGGCTTCGTCTGCGCGGTGGTCCGGGAACCGACTTCGACGTGCAACGCCTGCTGGCCGTGGGAACCATTGTCGAAGTTCTTTCGCGCGTGGGCGAGTGGGCCATCGTGGACATCAACGGAAACGGCGTGGCGGACGGGGCTGTGCACGCAGCGTTCCTTGAGTCGGTCGATTGA
- a CDS encoding flavin-containing monooxygenase, translated as MPVLQEEHVDVLIVGAGLSGIGAGYHLQASCPGRSYAILEGRERSGGTWDLFRYPGIRSDSDMYTLGYSFRPWTQAKAIADGPSILKYVRETAQAHGIDKKIRFGHRVVHASWSTPDACWQVDIEHGPGREPLRMSCNFLFMCSGYYNYAAGYTPEFAGTADYTGRIVHPQHWPDDLDWAGKRVIVIGSGATAMTLVPALAKTAAHVTLLQRSPTYVVSRPAEDLIANRLRRHLPDRLAYGITRWKNVLLSMFFFRLARRKPERVKKMILGGVRQALGPRYDIATHFTPRYNPWDQRICLVPDGDLFAALNAGRASMVTDRIDRFTPGGIRLESGKELEADIVVTATGLDLQVLGGIALDVDGVPVDLAAAFNYKGMMYSEVPNLASSFGYTNASWTLKCDLTCEYVCRLLNHMDKHGWRQCMPRNTDPALAAEPWLDFSSGYVQRSIGKFPKQGSRAPWRLYQNYARDLMSLRFGRVDDGVMMFEKSRGT; from the coding sequence ATTCCGGTGCTGCAAGAAGAACACGTCGATGTCTTGATCGTCGGCGCCGGCCTCTCCGGCATCGGCGCCGGCTATCACCTGCAGGCCAGTTGCCCCGGCCGCAGCTACGCGATCCTCGAAGGGCGCGAGCGCAGCGGCGGCACCTGGGACCTGTTTCGCTACCCGGGCATCCGCTCGGACTCCGACATGTACACGCTGGGCTATTCGTTCCGGCCGTGGACCCAGGCCAAGGCGATTGCCGATGGCCCGTCGATCCTGAAGTACGTGCGCGAGACCGCGCAGGCGCATGGCATCGACAAGAAGATCCGCTTCGGGCATCGCGTGGTGCACGCCTCGTGGTCGACGCCCGATGCATGCTGGCAGGTGGACATCGAGCACGGCCCCGGGCGCGAGCCGCTTCGCATGAGCTGCAACTTCCTCTTCATGTGCAGCGGCTACTACAACTACGCGGCCGGCTACACGCCCGAGTTCGCGGGCACGGCCGACTACACCGGCCGCATCGTCCATCCGCAGCACTGGCCCGACGACCTGGATTGGGCGGGCAAGCGCGTGATCGTGATCGGCAGCGGCGCCACCGCGATGACGCTGGTGCCCGCGCTGGCAAAGACCGCCGCGCATGTCACGCTGCTGCAGCGCTCGCCCACCTACGTTGTCTCGCGCCCGGCCGAAGACCTCATTGCCAACCGGTTGCGGCGCCATTTGCCGGATCGGCTGGCCTACGGCATCACGCGATGGAAGAACGTGCTGCTGAGCATGTTTTTCTTCCGCCTCGCGCGGCGAAAGCCCGAGCGCGTCAAGAAGATGATCCTGGGCGGCGTGCGCCAGGCGCTGGGGCCGCGCTACGACATCGCCACGCACTTCACGCCGCGCTACAACCCCTGGGACCAGCGGATATGCCTCGTGCCCGATGGCGACCTGTTCGCTGCCCTCAATGCGGGCCGCGCGTCGATGGTCACGGACCGCATCGACCGTTTCACGCCGGGCGGCATCCGGCTGGAGTCCGGCAAGGAGCTGGAGGCCGACATCGTCGTCACCGCCACCGGGCTCGACCTGCAGGTGCTCGGCGGCATCGCGCTCGATGTCGACGGCGTCCCCGTCGACCTGGCCGCAGCCTTCAACTACAAGGGAATGATGTACAGCGAGGTGCCCAACCTCGCGTCGTCGTTCGGCTACACGAATGCCTCGTGGACCTTGAAGTGCGACTTGACCTGCGAGTACGTCTGCCGGCTGCTCAACCACATGGACAAGCACGGCTGGCGCCAGTGCATGCCGCGCAATACCGATCCCGCGCTGGCGGCCGAACCATGGCTCGATTTTTCTTCAGGCTACGTGCAGCGCTCGATCGGCAAGTTTCCGAAGCAGGGCTCGCGCGCACCGTGGCGGCTGTACCAGAACTACGCGCGCGACCTGATGAGCCTGCGCTTCGGCAGGGTGGATGACGGGGTGATGATGTTCGAGAAGTCTCGCGGAACCTAG
- a CDS encoding MFS transporter — MAQIGKAPCDDTLILHGAGAQESACPEASKPWVLAAAIVGSSMAFIDGTVVNVALPAIQSDLHATAFQAQWVVESYALLLAALLLVGGALGDLYGRRRIFAIGVGLFALSSVACALAGSVQQLIAARAVQGIGGALLVPGSLALISAAFPEKERGKAIGTWSGFSGITAAVGPVLGGFLVDHFSWTWAFLINLPMALLVLWIVWRHVPESRGASAAGGLDVWGALLATAGLGGIVYAFIEAPTQGWRAPAVLAALAIGVLGSAGFFVAERRVRSPMLPLGLLRIGNFSGANLLTLLLYAALGGGLYFFPLNLIQVQGYSATVAGAALLPFIFIMFALSGWAGQLVDRFGSRIPLVAGPSIAAVGFALFAVPGVGASYWSGFLPAVVVLGLGMAVTVAPLTTTVMNAVGPEMAGVASGVNNAVSRAAAVLAIAVFGAVMASVFDVTLADQLRELGASAQVSAFLEGERSKLAGATLPPGVDAATAAALKRAVAESFVAGFRWVMLLGSGLALLSAASAWVMIRRTEP; from the coding sequence ATGGCACAGATCGGCAAGGCGCCCTGCGACGACACGCTGATCCTGCACGGCGCCGGAGCGCAGGAAAGCGCCTGCCCCGAAGCCTCCAAGCCCTGGGTGCTGGCCGCCGCCATCGTCGGCTCCAGCATGGCGTTCATCGACGGCACCGTGGTCAATGTCGCGCTGCCGGCCATCCAGTCCGACCTGCATGCCACCGCCTTCCAGGCACAGTGGGTGGTCGAGTCCTATGCCTTGCTGCTGGCCGCGCTGCTTTTGGTGGGCGGCGCTCTGGGCGACCTTTACGGCCGGCGCCGTATCTTCGCGATCGGTGTCGGGCTCTTCGCCCTGTCTTCCGTGGCCTGTGCGCTCGCGGGCAGCGTGCAGCAGCTCATCGCGGCGCGGGCGGTGCAGGGCATCGGTGGCGCGCTGCTGGTGCCGGGCAGCCTCGCGCTCATCAGCGCCGCCTTTCCTGAAAAGGAACGCGGCAAGGCCATCGGCACCTGGTCGGGCTTCAGCGGCATCACGGCGGCGGTAGGGCCTGTGCTCGGCGGCTTCCTGGTCGATCACTTCTCGTGGACCTGGGCCTTTCTCATCAACCTGCCGATGGCGCTGCTGGTGCTGTGGATCGTGTGGCGTCACGTGCCGGAAAGCCGTGGCGCCTCGGCCGCCGGCGGGCTCGACGTGTGGGGCGCGTTGCTGGCCACCGCCGGGCTGGGCGGCATCGTCTATGCCTTCATCGAGGCGCCGACGCAGGGCTGGCGCGCACCGGCGGTGCTGGCCGCGCTGGCCATCGGCGTGCTGGGCAGCGCGGGCTTCTTCGTCGCCGAGCGTCGGGTGCGCTCGCCGATGCTGCCGCTCGGGCTGCTGCGCATCGGCAACTTCAGCGGCGCCAACCTGCTCACGTTGCTGCTTTACGCGGCGCTGGGCGGCGGGCTGTATTTCTTTCCGCTCAACCTGATCCAGGTGCAAGGCTACTCGGCCACGGTGGCGGGCGCGGCGCTGCTGCCGTTCATCTTCATCATGTTCGCGCTCTCGGGCTGGGCGGGGCAGCTGGTCGACCGCTTCGGGTCGCGCATTCCGCTGGTCGCCGGGCCTTCCATCGCCGCGGTTGGCTTCGCGCTGTTCGCGGTGCCGGGCGTCGGCGCGAGCTATTGGAGCGGCTTCCTGCCCGCCGTGGTGGTGCTGGGCCTTGGCATGGCGGTAACCGTCGCGCCACTCACCACCACCGTCATGAACGCGGTCGGGCCGGAGATGGCCGGGGTGGCTTCGGGCGTGAACAACGCGGTGTCGCGCGCGGCCGCGGTGCTGGCGATAGCGGTGTTCGGCGCGGTCATGGCCAGCGTCTTCGACGTGACGCTGGCGGACCAGTTGCGCGAGCTGGGTGCGTCGGCGCAGGTGTCGGCGTTCCTCGAAGGAGAACGCAGCAAGCTGGCGGGCGCGACGCTGCCGCCGGGTGTGGACGCGGCCACGGCGGCGGCGCTCAAGCGGGCCGTGGCGGAGTCGTTCGTGGCGGGGTTCCGGTGGGTGATGCTGCTGGGCTCGGGGTTGGCGCTGTTGAGCGCGGCGAGTGCCTGGGTGATGATCCGTCGCACGGAACCTTGA
- a CDS encoding PqiC family protein — protein sequence MKLKLAFIALAPALAALLAGCASKPDNYYTLASPVAAADAAPSTLGGAAPLYIELAPVAVPERFARPQMVVRQPNGSVQVEVLEQHRWASSFENELRDALASGIAGRLGALDVTKGGRQTSQPVWRIAVQLQQFDAVDGGRVDAGFSWTLRRSDEARTLVCQLNLGEAVGSGMDAVARGAQRVTAAAAAAMARSVDAARANPSATTCAT from the coding sequence ATGAAGCTGAAACTTGCATTCATCGCGTTGGCGCCCGCACTGGCGGCCCTGCTTGCAGGCTGTGCCAGCAAGCCCGACAACTACTACACGCTGGCAAGCCCGGTGGCCGCCGCCGATGCCGCGCCCTCGACGCTGGGCGGCGCCGCGCCGCTGTACATCGAGCTGGCGCCGGTGGCCGTGCCCGAGCGCTTCGCGCGCCCGCAGATGGTGGTGCGCCAGCCCAACGGCAGCGTGCAGGTCGAGGTGCTGGAGCAGCACCGCTGGGCCTCGTCCTTCGAGAACGAGCTGCGCGACGCGCTGGCCAGCGGCATCGCCGGGCGGCTCGGCGCGCTCGACGTGACCAAGGGCGGCCGGCAGACATCGCAGCCGGTGTGGCGCATCGCGGTGCAGCTGCAGCAGTTCGACGCCGTCGACGGCGGGCGTGTGGACGCCGGCTTCAGCTGGACCCTGCGGCGCTCGGACGAGGCGCGCACGCTGGTGTGCCAGCTGAACCTCGGCGAGGCCGTGGGCAGCGGCATGGACGCGGTGGCGCGCGGTGCGCAGCGCGTGACCGCAGCCGCCGCCGCGGCCATGGCGCGCAGCGTGGACGCGGCGCGCGCGAATCCGTCAGCCACCACCTGCGCGACCTGA